One genomic segment of Erythrobacter sp. THAF29 includes these proteins:
- a CDS encoding phosphotransferase family protein: MPEIDFDKEMVGTVEVTEKDKLDLEKLTEWFAANVEGFEGPISYTKFKGGQSNPTYKIETPGTNYVLRRQPFGKLLPSAHAVDREYKVMTALYPTGFPVPRTYGLCEDTGVIGSKFFVMSMADGRSLWNGALPDISSQDRREVYNSLIDTMADLHLNDPQEIGLGDYGKPTDYCARQIARWSKQYKLSETEHMPEMERLIEWLPETIPPQYESSVVHGDYRLDNVIFHKTDNRIIAVLDWELSTLGDPIADFSYLMLNWFQPADGRAGLLGLDLGELGIPTVEEAVERYVARTGYPVPPMDWYFAYNLFRLAGIMQGIKKRVIDGTASSAHAKAMSDRVQPLAQRAYQFALDAGMPA, translated from the coding sequence ATGCCCGAAATCGACTTCGACAAAGAAATGGTCGGCACGGTCGAGGTCACCGAGAAAGACAAGCTCGACCTTGAGAAGCTGACCGAATGGTTTGCTGCCAACGTCGAAGGTTTCGAAGGACCGATCAGCTACACCAAGTTCAAGGGTGGACAATCCAACCCGACCTACAAGATCGAGACGCCGGGGACAAATTATGTCCTGCGCAGGCAGCCATTCGGAAAACTGCTGCCAAGCGCGCATGCAGTGGACCGTGAATACAAGGTCATGACCGCGCTCTATCCGACCGGTTTCCCGGTCCCGCGCACCTATGGCCTGTGCGAGGACACCGGAGTCATCGGCTCGAAGTTCTTCGTGATGTCGATGGCCGATGGCCGAAGCCTTTGGAATGGCGCCCTGCCCGATATCTCATCGCAGGACCGCCGCGAGGTTTACAATTCGCTGATCGATACGATGGCAGACCTGCATCTCAACGATCCTCAAGAGATCGGTCTTGGCGATTATGGCAAACCCACCGACTACTGCGCGCGCCAGATCGCGCGCTGGTCCAAGCAGTACAAGCTCTCCGAAACCGAGCACATGCCCGAAATGGAGCGGCTGATCGAATGGCTACCCGAGACGATTCCCCCGCAGTATGAAAGCTCGGTGGTCCACGGTGACTACCGCCTCGACAACGTGATCTTCCACAAGACCGATAACCGCATCATCGCGGTGCTCGATTGGGAATTGTCGACGCTGGGCGATCCGATCGCAGACTTTAGCTACCTAATGCTCAACTGGTTCCAACCCGCCGACGGACGCGCGGGACTGCTCGGTCTCGATCTCGGCGAACTGGGCATTCCGACGGTCGAAGAAGCCGTTGAACGCTATGTCGCGCGCACCGGCTACCCCGTCCCACCGATGGACTGGTACTTCGCTTACAACCTGTTCCGCTTGGCGGGCATCATGCAGGGCATCAAGAAGCGGGTGATCGACGGCACCGCCTCGTCAGCGCACGCCAAGGCGATGAGCGACCGGGTTCAGCCGCTCGCCCAACGCGCCTACCAGTTCGCGCTCGACGCGGGGATGCCTGCTTAA
- a CDS encoding SDR family oxidoreductase, translating to MDIQSLFGLDGRIALVTGGSRGIGKMFVEGLLAAGCARIYISARKVEQMQETIAEFGEDKVIGIPADLSQMDGIQHLANEMAKREDRLDILINNAGAAWGQPYLEFSEAGWDRTMDLNVKTPFFLTQRLHELLVAGGKGDHPAKVIHVSSIDGQRINPWETYAYQASKAGVIQLTRRMAARLIQDNIVVTSIAPGAFASEMNKAAKNAPDASASMIPAKRIGSPEDMAAAAIYLCSRAGDYVVGETLTVDGGVVNASLPNIFNDPAG from the coding sequence ATGGATATTCAATCACTTTTTGGCCTCGATGGCCGTATCGCACTTGTCACCGGCGGCAGTCGCGGCATCGGCAAGATGTTCGTCGAGGGTCTGCTCGCTGCCGGATGTGCGCGAATCTACATCTCGGCGCGCAAGGTTGAACAGATGCAGGAAACCATCGCCGAATTCGGTGAAGACAAGGTGATCGGCATCCCTGCCGACTTGAGCCAGATGGACGGCATCCAGCATCTAGCCAACGAGATGGCGAAGCGGGAAGATCGGCTCGATATCCTTATCAACAATGCTGGCGCCGCCTGGGGGCAACCGTATCTTGAATTCAGCGAGGCTGGCTGGGACCGAACCATGGATCTCAACGTGAAGACCCCGTTCTTCCTGACGCAGAGGCTGCACGAGTTGTTGGTCGCAGGCGGCAAGGGCGATCATCCGGCCAAGGTGATCCATGTTTCCTCGATTGACGGGCAGCGGATCAACCCATGGGAAACCTACGCCTACCAGGCTTCCAAGGCGGGCGTGATCCAATTGACCCGCAGGATGGCCGCGCGGCTCATCCAGGACAACATCGTCGTAACCTCGATCGCGCCCGGCGCCTTTGCCAGCGAAATGAACAAGGCTGCCAAGAATGCGCCGGATGCCTCCGCATCAATGATCCCGGCCAAGCGGATCGGCTCGCCCGAGGACATGGCGGCCGCCGCAATCTACCTGTGCAGCCGTGCAGGGGATTATGTGGTGGGCGAAACGCTCACCGTGGACGGCGGTGTGGTAAATGCTTCGCTTCCCAATATCTTCAATGATCCTGCAGGGTAA
- a CDS encoding Zn-dependent alcohol dehydrogenase, which produces MAKAAILETPGEGLVIGDIEVADPMPHEVLIDTKACGLCHSDLHFIDGAYPHPLPCVPGHEAAGVVRAVGSEVKTVKPGDHVVSCLSAFCGQCEFCVTGRMALCLGAATRRGKDDASRLSRDGEPVNQMLNLSALSEQMLIHENACVAIDKEMPLDRAAVIGCAVTTGAGTIFNACKVTPGETVLVVGCGGVGLATINAAKIAGAGKVIAADPLPEKRELAKVLGATHTVDALADDVVKQIHDISRGGVDWGIEAVGRQASADLAVAALRRGGTAVILGMMPLDCKVGLGAMDLLGGKKLMGAIMGMNHFPVDLPRLVDFYMRGLLDLDTIIAERISLDQVNEGFDKMREGHHARSVVVFD; this is translated from the coding sequence GTGGCGAAAGCAGCAATCCTGGAAACACCCGGCGAAGGCCTAGTTATCGGCGATATTGAAGTCGCCGATCCGATGCCGCACGAGGTCCTGATCGATACAAAGGCCTGCGGGCTTTGCCATTCGGACCTGCATTTCATCGACGGGGCTTACCCGCATCCCCTCCCCTGTGTGCCCGGGCACGAGGCAGCTGGCGTAGTGCGCGCGGTCGGCTCCGAAGTGAAGACGGTGAAGCCGGGCGACCATGTCGTCTCGTGCCTCAGCGCTTTTTGCGGACAGTGCGAGTTCTGCGTGACAGGGCGGATGGCTCTGTGCCTGGGAGCGGCAACGCGGAGAGGGAAGGACGATGCCTCGCGCCTTTCGCGAGACGGAGAGCCGGTCAACCAGATGCTCAACCTCTCGGCGCTTTCCGAGCAGATGCTGATCCACGAAAACGCCTGCGTCGCCATCGACAAGGAGATGCCATTGGACCGGGCCGCCGTGATCGGTTGCGCGGTCACGACAGGTGCAGGCACGATCTTCAATGCGTGCAAAGTGACGCCGGGCGAGACCGTGCTGGTCGTCGGCTGCGGAGGTGTGGGCCTTGCCACGATCAACGCGGCCAAGATCGCGGGCGCGGGCAAGGTGATCGCCGCCGATCCGCTGCCTGAAAAGCGCGAACTCGCCAAGGTTCTGGGCGCGACTCACACGGTCGATGCGCTCGCTGACGACGTTGTGAAGCAGATTCACGATATCTCGCGTGGAGGTGTCGACTGGGGGATTGAAGCAGTTGGAAGACAGGCTTCCGCAGACCTTGCGGTTGCGGCGCTGCGCCGCGGCGGTACGGCCGTGATCCTCGGCATGATGCCGTTGGACTGCAAGGTGGGCCTTGGAGCAATGGACTTGCTCGGCGGAAAGAAGCTGATGGGAGCAATCATGGGTATGAACCACTTTCCCGTCGACCTGCCCCGCCTGGTCGATTTCTATATGCGCGGCCTGCTCGATCTCGACACAATCATTGCCGAACGCATTTCGCTCGACCAGGTGAACGAAGGCTTCGACAAAATGCGCGAGGGGCATCATGCCCGCAGCGTGGTGGTGTTCGACTGA
- the gmk gene encoding guanylate kinase: MGDYKSTDKLARRGLLFILSSPSGAGKTTLSRMLLEADDEIKLSVSATTRPARPGEVDGVHYHFVTDAEFDRMVEEDEFYEWAHVFGHRYGTPKGHIREGLKNGQDYLFDIDWQGTQQLKQKDDQDVVTVFVLPPSLAELRRRLEARAQDSSEVIDERMERARAEISHWAEYDYVVINDNVDECFERVCEVLDAERMRRTRQTGLIPFVRELMGG; this comes from the coding sequence ATGGGCGACTACAAATCCACGGACAAACTTGCGCGGCGCGGGCTGCTGTTCATCCTTTCCTCGCCCTCCGGCGCGGGCAAAACGACACTATCCCGCATGCTGCTCGAGGCCGATGACGAGATTAAACTGTCGGTTTCCGCCACAACCCGGCCGGCGCGTCCGGGTGAGGTGGATGGCGTCCACTATCATTTCGTTACGGACGCAGAATTCGACCGGATGGTGGAAGAAGACGAGTTCTATGAATGGGCGCATGTCTTCGGACATCGCTACGGCACGCCCAAGGGACACATTCGCGAAGGATTGAAGAACGGGCAGGATTATCTCTTCGACATCGACTGGCAAGGAACACAGCAACTGAAGCAAAAGGACGACCAGGACGTTGTCACGGTCTTCGTCTTGCCCCCTAGCCTTGCCGAATTGCGCCGCCGGCTCGAAGCGCGCGCGCAGGATTCTAGCGAGGTGATCGACGAGCGTATGGAGCGGGCCCGCGCCGAAATCAGCCACTGGGCGGAATATGACTATGTCGTGATCAACGATAATGTCGATGAATGTTTTGAGCGTGTCTGTGAGGTACTCGATGCCGAACGGATGCGTCGCACCCGACAGACCGGTTTGATACCGTTCGTGCGCGAATTGATGGGCGGGTAA
- a CDS encoding acyl-CoA dehydrogenase family protein produces the protein MDFQPTERQTYWRDRVRDFIEQHIRPNMDVYKEQDAEGDRWKVIQIIEDKKKLAKDAGIWNLFMPPRNDSHQHVDDTFEFEGPGLTNLEYALCAEEMGRIGWASEVFNCSAPDTGNMEVFHRYGTREQKEQWLKPLMNGEIRSAFLMTEPYTASSDATNIETRIERDGDEYVINGRKWWSSGLGDPRCKVAIVMGKTDFEAKRHAQQSMILMPIDTPGVNIIRHLPVFGYDDAPHGHMEVEMKDVRVPATNMLLGEGRGFEIAQGRLGPGRIHHCMRTIGVAEEALAKMCRRLQEREAFGKPIYKHSVWEERVARARIDIDMTRLLCLKAADMMDKVGNKSAKQEIAMIKVQAPNMALRIIDDAIQAHGGGGVSEDYGLASAYAHQRTLRLADGPDEVHARSIARMEFGKHAPNQSPTANALRGDSGRAANDTASFSSGDMGATR, from the coding sequence ATGGATTTCCAGCCGACAGAACGCCAGACCTATTGGCGAGACCGCGTTCGCGACTTCATCGAACAGCACATTCGCCCAAATATGGACGTCTACAAGGAACAGGACGCCGAGGGCGATCGCTGGAAGGTGATCCAGATCATCGAGGACAAGAAGAAGCTCGCCAAGGACGCTGGCATCTGGAACCTCTTCATGCCGCCGCGCAATGACAGCCATCAACACGTCGACGACACGTTCGAGTTTGAAGGGCCAGGCCTCACGAACCTCGAATATGCGCTCTGCGCCGAGGAGATGGGCCGCATCGGATGGGCATCGGAAGTGTTCAACTGCTCTGCGCCCGACACCGGCAACATGGAGGTCTTCCACCGCTACGGCACCCGCGAGCAGAAAGAGCAGTGGCTGAAGCCGCTGATGAACGGTGAAATCCGCAGCGCCTTCCTCATGACGGAACCCTATACCGCTTCTTCGGACGCGACGAACATCGAGACACGGATCGAGCGCGATGGCGACGAGTACGTCATTAATGGCCGCAAATGGTGGTCATCCGGCCTCGGCGACCCCCGCTGCAAGGTCGCGATCGTCATGGGAAAGACCGATTTCGAGGCAAAGCGCCACGCGCAACAATCGATGATCCTGATGCCGATCGACACGCCCGGCGTAAACATCATCCGCCACCTGCCCGTATTCGGTTATGACGATGCACCGCACGGTCACATGGAAGTCGAAATGAAGGACGTGCGCGTTCCTGCGACCAACATGCTGCTCGGCGAAGGGCGCGGTTTCGAGATTGCGCAAGGTCGCCTCGGCCCGGGCCGTATCCACCATTGCATGCGCACGATCGGTGTCGCAGAGGAAGCGCTCGCCAAGATGTGCCGCCGCCTGCAGGAGCGCGAGGCGTTCGGCAAGCCGATCTACAAGCACTCGGTTTGGGAAGAACGCGTTGCGCGCGCTCGCATCGACATCGACATGACCCGCCTGCTTTGTCTCAAGGCCGCCGATATGATGGACAAGGTCGGCAACAAGTCGGCCAAGCAGGAAATCGCAATGATCAAGGTGCAGGCTCCCAACATGGCGCTGCGCATCATCGACGATGCGATCCAGGCGCATGGCGGCGGCGGCGTGAGCGAAGATTACGGTCTTGCGAGCGCATACGCGCACCAGCGCACCCTGCGTCTCGCCGATGGCCCCGACGAGGTCCACGCCCGCTCGATCGCGCGCATGGAGTTCGGCAAGCACGCGCCGAACCAAAGCCCGACCGCGAACGCCCTTCGGGGCGATAGTGGCCGGGCGGCTAATGACACCGCCTCGTTCAGTTCGGGCGACATGGGCGCGACGCGCTGA
- a CDS encoding leishmanolysin-related zinc metalloendopeptidase: MAIVHHRSQDFESRFLACRGEGVEAKPEGAFAIEVRFLAGLSQRQQDAFASAAMRWTEVITGELPSVVVDGELVDDVLILAEGADIDGPGRILGQAGPTALRPAAAGPAAAIPAKGRMIFDSADLSQLKEVGTLDDVIAHEMGHVLGVGTIWEQKSLLVGARTDNPVFVGPAARMEFGKLLGEEPTDVPVENRGGPGTADSHWREDLFRDELMSGFISAAPNPLSRLTAASLQDLGYTVDLGAAEPYELPSLMASVQSAIDARRSGVDMHRMMPILPTMLPDSSMTPD, from the coding sequence ATGGCTATAGTTCATCACAGGTCGCAAGATTTCGAAAGCAGGTTTCTGGCTTGTCGGGGTGAAGGCGTCGAGGCCAAACCGGAAGGCGCATTCGCAATCGAGGTGCGATTTCTCGCCGGCCTGTCGCAGCGTCAGCAAGATGCCTTTGCCAGCGCTGCCATGCGCTGGACTGAGGTCATTACGGGCGAATTGCCATCTGTGGTGGTCGACGGAGAGCTCGTGGACGACGTGCTTATCCTTGCCGAGGGCGCCGACATCGATGGCCCTGGGCGAATCCTTGGACAGGCAGGCCCGACCGCCCTCCGACCGGCTGCCGCCGGACCTGCCGCTGCGATCCCCGCCAAGGGCAGAATGATATTCGACAGCGCAGACCTTTCACAACTTAAGGAGGTCGGGACGCTCGACGATGTGATCGCGCATGAGATGGGGCACGTGCTCGGTGTTGGCACGATCTGGGAGCAGAAGAGCCTCCTGGTCGGCGCACGCACGGACAATCCTGTTTTTGTAGGACCAGCGGCGAGGATGGAGTTCGGAAAGCTGCTCGGCGAAGAACCGACCGACGTTCCCGTTGAAAACCGAGGCGGTCCGGGCACGGCAGATTCGCATTGGCGCGAAGACCTGTTTCGCGACGAGTTGATGTCCGGATTTATCTCGGCGGCTCCGAACCCGTTGAGCCGCCTTACGGCAGCGAGTTTGCAAGATCTCGGCTACACGGTCGACCTGGGCGCGGCCGAACCTTACGAATTGCCCAGCCTGATGGCTTCTGTCCAGAGCGCCATCGACGCTAGGCGTAGCGGTGTCGACATGCATCGAATGATGCCGATCCTGCCCACGATGTTGCCTGACAGCAGTATGACCCCAGACTAG
- a CDS encoding acyl-CoA dehydrogenase family protein — protein MPLYHDEDQTMLADTATSFMAEEGNIAKQLRHWRDRNCKDGFGHGLWKQMAEMGFTGMLVDEEDGGLGMGHVEAGIVLEEIGRNLTPSPFLTSSVLAATALKHGSSDLKGRYLPGLIEGESVFAVAIDETAKHRPSRITTRAEKSGNGFKLTGSKSFVIQGASADMLVVAARTSGSDEDEDGITLFAVPKDAANMSHDAVRLVDSSMATHTKFDGVELDGDAVIGEVDGGREILNAMLTAGRVGAAAEGVGVARGAMDMTIDYLKQRKQFGKLIGEFQALQHRASHLYSEVEIARAVVIKAQQLLDEGAESAELMSSVAKAKVAKAAGLAVKEGVQMHGGIGMTDEYDIGLYMKRDRALQEFLGDAYFHANRVAELSGY, from the coding sequence ATGCCACTTTATCACGATGAAGATCAAACAATGCTGGCCGATACCGCGACCAGCTTCATGGCCGAAGAAGGCAATATCGCAAAGCAGCTGCGTCATTGGCGGGATCGCAATTGCAAGGACGGGTTCGGGCACGGCCTTTGGAAGCAGATGGCCGAGATGGGTTTCACCGGCATGCTGGTAGACGAAGAAGATGGCGGGCTCGGCATGGGTCATGTCGAAGCGGGCATCGTTCTGGAAGAAATCGGACGCAATCTCACGCCATCGCCGTTTCTGACCTCCTCGGTTCTCGCCGCGACAGCTTTGAAGCACGGCTCCAGTGACCTCAAGGGCCGCTACCTGCCGGGACTTATCGAGGGTGAAAGCGTGTTCGCGGTCGCCATTGACGAGACTGCCAAGCACCGCCCCAGCCGCATCACAACCAGGGCTGAAAAATCAGGGAACGGTTTCAAGCTTACAGGCTCCAAGAGTTTCGTGATCCAGGGCGCGAGTGCGGATATGCTGGTCGTTGCGGCGCGCACCAGCGGTTCGGATGAAGACGAGGATGGCATCACGCTGTTCGCCGTTCCAAAAGACGCGGCGAATATGAGCCACGATGCTGTGCGTCTCGTCGACAGCTCGATGGCAACGCACACCAAGTTCGACGGGGTCGAATTGGATGGCGATGCCGTGATCGGCGAGGTCGATGGCGGACGCGAAATCCTCAACGCCATGCTGACCGCAGGCCGCGTGGGGGCGGCTGCCGAGGGCGTGGGCGTTGCCCGCGGCGCGATGGACATGACCATCGATTACCTCAAGCAGCGCAAGCAATTCGGCAAGCTGATCGGTGAATTCCAGGCGTTGCAGCATCGCGCCTCGCATCTCTACTCCGAAGTCGAAATCGCGCGCGCCGTCGTCATTAAGGCACAGCAATTGCTGGACGAGGGCGCCGAGAGTGCGGAATTGATGAGTTCGGTCGCCAAGGCCAAGGTCGCCAAGGCTGCCGGGCTGGCGGTCAAGGAAGGCGTGCAGATGCATGGCGGCATCGGCATGACCGACGAATACGACATCGGCCTTTACATGAAGCGCGACCGGGCCTTGCAGGAATTCCTCGGCGACGCCTATTTTCACGCCAACCGTGTGGCAGAATTGAGCGGATATTGA
- a CDS encoding acyl-CoA dehydrogenase family protein — MSDLEAFRQETRQWLEANCPPEMRQPVRDDEDVYWGGRNATFKNDAQKAWFEAARDKGYTVPSWPKEYGGAGLSPAEAKILRQEMSRIGARPPLSSFGIWMLGPALLKFGTEGQKQRFLNEIARGEIRWCQGYSEPGSGSDLVSMQTFGEDKGDHWVVNGQKIWTSYADKADWIFCLVRTDKDNKYQGITFMLFDMASEGVSTKPILLISGNSPFCETFMDDVKVPKSYGEDVPGYVGEINRGWDVAKYLLGHEREMISGMGGGDRTAAIGSAMKRLAGKNGDDLDPVLRSELALFDVDALAFTAMAEKFMDEMKAGKGHPAQPNMMKYVGTELNKRRHELMMSVGGSRSLEWESEETGGGKPSRNWLRTKANSIEGGTSEVMLNVISKRILELPGS, encoded by the coding sequence ATGTCCGATCTTGAAGCCTTCCGCCAGGAAACCCGCCAGTGGCTGGAAGCCAATTGCCCCCCCGAAATGCGTCAGCCGGTGCGCGATGACGAAGACGTTTACTGGGGCGGTCGCAACGCAACGTTCAAGAACGATGCACAGAAGGCATGGTTCGAGGCGGCTCGCGACAAGGGCTACACGGTACCTTCTTGGCCCAAGGAATATGGCGGGGCGGGGCTTTCGCCTGCCGAGGCGAAGATTCTGCGCCAGGAAATGAGCCGTATCGGAGCACGCCCGCCGCTTTCATCCTTCGGCATTTGGATGCTTGGCCCGGCGCTGCTCAAGTTCGGCACCGAGGGGCAGAAACAGCGCTTCCTCAACGAAATCGCGCGCGGAGAAATCCGCTGGTGCCAGGGCTATTCCGAACCCGGCAGCGGATCGGACCTCGTATCGATGCAGACCTTTGGCGAAGACAAGGGTGACCACTGGGTCGTCAACGGTCAGAAAATCTGGACCTCCTATGCCGACAAGGCCGACTGGATTTTCTGCCTCGTCCGTACAGACAAGGACAATAAGTACCAGGGCATCACCTTCATGCTGTTCGACATGGCAAGCGAAGGCGTCTCGACCAAGCCGATCCTGCTGATCAGCGGCAACAGCCCGTTCTGCGAGACCTTCATGGATGATGTGAAGGTGCCCAAGAGCTATGGCGAGGATGTTCCCGGCTACGTTGGCGAGATCAATCGCGGCTGGGACGTCGCGAAGTACCTGCTAGGTCACGAGCGCGAGATGATTTCGGGCATGGGCGGCGGCGACCGCACTGCGGCGATCGGTTCGGCCATGAAACGCCTTGCAGGAAAGAACGGCGACGATCTCGACCCTGTTCTGCGCAGCGAACTTGCTTTGTTCGACGTGGACGCGCTCGCTTTCACCGCCATGGCCGAAAAGTTCATGGACGAAATGAAGGCGGGTAAGGGCCACCCTGCGCAGCCGAACATGATGAAATATGTCGGGACAGAGCTGAACAAGCGTCGTCACGAATTGATGATGAGCGTGGGCGGTTCGCGCAGCCTCGAATGGGAAAGCGAAGAAACCGGCGGCGGCAAGCCTTCGCGCAACTGGTTGCGCACCAAGGCGAACTCAATCGAGGGCGGCACTTCGGAAGTCATGCTAAACGTGATTTCCAAGCGCATCCTCGAACTGCCTGGTTCCTGA
- a CDS encoding MFS transporter: MGFVKGKLPQWLKFTNGSGAIAFGVKDLGFSFFLLPYYNLVLGVEAWLVGAALATALVIDALVDPLIGHLSDRTYTRWGRRLPWLYVAPIPLAFMWSLLWSPPFTGVPSFWEIVALAVGVRLLLSACEVPSVSLVPELTDDYDERTTLFRYRFLSGWLGGMLMMVLAFTIFLPTPEAQLQPEGYAAFGMFGAFLMVLSVVGSAAGQHRIVAQRPAHRPPPFSLAGAFSEIFDAFKEKAFLVFAAGGLAAYVGQGMNFSMTQYVNNYVWKFDELAFQLYPGVLALSVLFMFVLVGPLHRRFGKPCSSAGGAIVAMIFYFLPYVLFLSGLWPETGTAVSTYSMLGLLVIANTASIVAIISATSMVAEIVEAFEERTGKRAEGTFYSGNWLVQKCATAGGILVTSLIVQSVGIEQGTPQDQVAPASVAQLALIYTIAGSALAIIAAFWLGRFPITREQHEARVAAKERREDAAAHDDPIDDAIRADPDGHTITP, encoded by the coding sequence ATGGGATTCGTAAAAGGCAAACTGCCGCAGTGGCTCAAGTTCACAAATGGCTCTGGCGCGATTGCCTTCGGTGTGAAGGATCTCGGCTTCAGCTTTTTCCTCCTGCCGTATTACAATCTTGTTCTCGGCGTGGAGGCCTGGCTGGTCGGGGCGGCGCTGGCGACTGCGCTTGTCATCGACGCACTGGTTGACCCGCTGATCGGACATCTCTCGGATCGCACCTATACACGATGGGGACGTCGGCTTCCGTGGCTTTATGTTGCCCCGATCCCGCTCGCCTTCATGTGGTCGCTGCTCTGGTCGCCGCCCTTTACGGGCGTGCCGAGCTTCTGGGAGATCGTGGCCCTCGCCGTGGGGGTGCGATTGCTCCTTTCGGCCTGCGAAGTGCCATCTGTCAGCCTAGTTCCCGAGCTCACGGACGATTACGACGAGCGTACCACGCTGTTCCGCTATCGCTTCCTGTCAGGATGGCTCGGCGGCATGCTGATGATGGTGCTCGCCTTCACGATCTTCCTCCCCACGCCAGAGGCGCAGTTGCAACCCGAAGGCTATGCCGCGTTCGGAATGTTTGGTGCGTTCCTGATGGTTCTGTCTGTCGTGGGATCGGCGGCTGGACAGCACCGGATCGTTGCCCAGCGCCCAGCGCACCGCCCACCTCCCTTTTCGCTCGCGGGAGCGTTCAGCGAAATTTTTGACGCGTTCAAGGAGAAAGCTTTTCTCGTATTCGCCGCCGGTGGGTTAGCCGCCTATGTCGGGCAAGGCATGAACTTTTCGATGACGCAATACGTCAATAATTACGTCTGGAAATTCGATGAACTCGCCTTCCAGCTCTACCCCGGCGTGTTGGCGCTTTCGGTGCTTTTCATGTTTGTGCTGGTGGGTCCGCTGCACAGGCGTTTCGGCAAACCCTGTTCATCGGCCGGCGGCGCTATCGTCGCGATGATCTTCTATTTTCTACCCTATGTCCTGTTCTTGTCGGGCCTCTGGCCCGAAACCGGCACAGCGGTTTCGACCTATTCGATGCTTGGCCTCCTCGTGATCGCCAACACCGCCTCTATCGTCGCAATCATTTCGGCCACATCCATGGTCGCAGAAATCGTAGAGGCCTTCGAGGAACGGACCGGCAAGCGCGCGGAGGGCACTTTCTATTCGGGCAACTGGCTGGTCCAGAAATGCGCGACGGCGGGCGGCATCCTCGTCACCAGCCTGATCGTCCAATCGGTCGGGATTGAGCAAGGCACGCCGCAGGACCAGGTGGCTCCGGCATCGGTAGCGCAACTTGCGCTGATCTATACCATTGCCGGATCCGCGCTGGCGATCATCGCGGCATTCTGGCTCGGTCGTTTCCCGATCACGCGCGAACAGCACGAAGCCCGCGTTGCAGCCAAGGAAAGGCGTGAGGACGCGGCGGCGCACGACGATCCGATCGACGATGCGATCCGCGCCGACCCGGACGGGCACACGATCACGCCATGA